From Octopus bimaculoides isolate UCB-OBI-ISO-001 chromosome 19, ASM119413v2, whole genome shotgun sequence:
NNNNNNNNNNNNNNNNNNNNNNNNNNNNNNNNNNNNNNNNNNNNNNNNNNNNNNNtatatatatatatatatatatatatatatatatatatatatgtgtgtgtgtgtgtgtgtgtgtgtatatgtgtacatatgtatacatatacacacacacatacatacatgcatgtagacaTACAAGCATAGGCAATATTTTGGTATTAGTATATGACATCAGtcataagtgagtgtgtgtgcttgactTCGATTCTGTTGAgcaaatgaaaagcaatgtcacaCTCACTCATGGTGTCAGATTTTTACTGAAAGATTTcctatgtggtatatatatatgtatgcatctatgatatatatgtgcgttagtggttagagcgtcagacttgcaatcatgaggtagtgagttcaatcccTGAAcggagctgtgtgttgtgtccttgaggaaaatactttatttcacatcgctacagttcactcagctgtagaaatgagttgtaacatcactggtgccaagctgtaccagcgtttgcctttcccttggataacatcggtggcatggagaaggggaggctggtatgcatgggtgactgctggtcttctataaaatcaaccttgcctggacttgtgccttggaggggaactttctaggtgcaaccccatagtcatttatgatcaaaagtgttctttTTGGCAATCACTTGCTTTTGGTTTCAGAACTGTCAAATGTTCATTAGCTTCCatgcaaaatttttatttatttacttttagttTCATGACCTATCACAGTTGGCATTTGCTTTGAAGTTGGAAAGTGACAGAAGAGACGAGTGCTAGCGTGCAcgtatgtacgtgtctataaaAGATAATAgccgtttgtgtgcatgtgtatgtgtgtgtgtgtgtgagtgtgtgcgtgtgtgtgagtgtgtgcgcacgcatgagtgtgtatgtatgtatgtatgattaaataattaaaaatatatttgaaaaaatgcacatgtattttttcaaatatatttcatattgaaaGGAATGAGAGGTAAAAATGGAGAGCTTGTTCTCGATGGAACACGGAGTGGGTGCTCTCTGTCATTGTACCAGCACCAGAGGCGTGTACTTTGCTTACAGTAAATGTGAATGAAGAGAATACTCAGTAAACCAAGGTGTGTAGCCAAAGGGAGAGAATTGCAGAGTGTGTAATGACAGCAGAGAGACCAGAAATAgtttgtcatcgtcattgtcactcccaccatcatgatcattgccaccaccaccaccaccaccattgtcattatcTTTGATATCATTTCATtgacgtcattgtcattgttaacattgttgtcattgtagttgttattaaGGACATTAGTGCAAAAGATTTCTATTATAACAATGACATAATTGTTGAGATGTATCATAATTATGACTTCATGGTTCAGAGTTGATGTTTCTATCATTCCAGAAAAGGACCATTTAACTGATTGATATAAAGTCACTCGTAGACTTGATACAACACTACAAGACTTCAGAAGCAATAAGAAGATCATGGGTGGTATCACCCTCCTCATGGCTGGTGACTTCAGGCAAATGCTACCTGCCATTCCCAGAGAAACAAGGGCAGATGAGTTGAGAGCTTGCATCAAGTCCTCATATATCTGGCAACATGTCAAGCAGCCTACTCTAACAACCAGCATGGGGGTTCACATTCATGGTGACCCGTTAGCCACACAGTTCTCCAACAAGTTACTTGACATTGGAAATGTAAAACTTCCACAAGATCCAGAAGATAGTCTGCACCACCTCCCATGTGGCAATATGACTGCCTCCCTTGAAGAACTAAACAGCAAGGTGTTTCCAAACATTGCCACAAACTATAAAAATCACAAGTGGCTGTGTGAAAGAACAATTCTGGCACCAAGGAATGATGCTGTACACAAGCTGAATCTAAATTTGTTGTCTCAGCTTCCAGGACCTGAATGCTCATACAGATCAATTAACTCTGTCCCTGATCAAGAATAGGCTGTGGGAGGGAGCAAAGGAGTTGCCAACTGTGGCATCCCAAATGAGGCACCTACCTCTAACCTAGAGACAGAGGATAAGACCCTTTAATCTCTTTCCATCATTTCTGGATAACCCCAACAGTTCCAGAAGTGAGGCGATATTAATCTGTGCCAGGGCCCACTTAATTATTAGGTTTAGCTCAGTGTGACGAGTGAAGCAACCAACATTTAGGCAACAAGACAGACTGTGAAGATTTGTGGGGTTGAGGGGCCTACCACAGTGGCATCTTAGTCCCCTACAGATATCAGCTCCCAGTCTGAGTGCGATGGTGATGTGAAGTTCATCTAGACTGAGTAGACCTCCAATGTTGGTTACAGGCAGGGCATCAATTCAGTACCCTGAGAATTTTGCACTTGCTGAAAGTAGGTGACACCTTCaaaattgatcagattgatcaaTAAGAGAGTTGAAAGTGGCACCAAAATGCAGATTGTCCCATACTCTCTGTTTCCATCTATCCTCCACTATAACTGGAACTGACTAACCCAACTCTCTCCACTGTAATAGAGTTTCATTTATCTCCCAGTCAAAATTAGTCCATGTTGGAGAAGAGAGGATGTTGCCTACCAAAGGGGAGCAAGCATGGATGGGGGAAAGAAAACAGGGAAGAGATAAAGTCAAGCACTTACACAGACCCTAACCCTCAAACCATTTGGGCAAAGCAGCTTGGTTGCGGGAGTCTGGGGAGAGTTTGACATTGACCAAGCATTTGTGTTTTCCTTACAATGCTGAATAAAAATCCTGTAGAAGTTAATGAGGCCGAGAAATTCTTGTAACTTCCTTAATGATGTAGGAACTAGAATATTTGTAATGGTATGAACTTTTTCCTTTAACAGATGAATTCCATTTTTATCAGTGACATGTCCCACAAATGTaatagaagaaacaacaaaagacattTACTGGAGTTAATTATCACACTGAACTGTGATAATCTGATAAAAGTTGTTCCAAGTGCTATATATACTACTCTTCTGTAGGGCTAGCAAGTAACAAGTCATCGATATAGGTACAAACAAAATCTAAACTACATGTGATATCGTCAATAAATTTTTGGAATGTATTAGTGGTGTTTTGAAGACCAAAAGGCAttttaagaaatttgaaaaatctgAAAGGGATAATTATGGTTGATTTAGGAACATCAGTAGGTTCTATAGGAATCTAGTTGTAGGCACGTATGATATCAAGCTTTGAAAAGACAGTACAAGCATGTAAAGAAGCTGGAAAGTAATGAATATGTGGAAGTAGCTGCTTACCTGGAACAATTAAGGTATTTAAAAATCTGTAATCTCCACAAGGACCCTAGTCTCCTTCGGACTTTTTTGGAACCATGTGGAGAGGAGAAGGTAATTACTGTAGGACAgttgaattatttccaaagtcTAACATGTAATCAAATTCATACTTGACTAAATCAAACTTGTTCATGGTGAAACGCCTACATGAAACAGGAGGTCCCTTTGTGATAATATGATGTgcaacagagtgtactggacTCTCATTATTAAAAGCAGTGTGAGTGATGCTTGGAAATTTCTTTAAGATCATATGATTAGATGTGAGTGGTACAAAAAAAAACGGACTGACAATAGCAGGTTTAGAGTACATAACCTGTGCTGATAATTTCGTATCTGAATCTATCAGTTGCATGTGATTCAAATCTACAAGGAAGCCAAAATGAGGCAGGAAGTCTGCACCATGGATAGGATATAGAAAATCTGCAATTATGAAAATCCACTTCAATTAATGCCTCAAATTAAGATAGGGTGATGGCTGATAGTTTCTGTGATTCACACAAGAATTTACCAAGCCATATGCTGTAAGCTGTTCCTGTATCAACTAGAAAGCGGTGCTTTGAAATGGTGTCAGAGACAAAAAAACATGACAAATATCAATGATATTTTGGTCAGGATTGTAGATGCCTTTAATCCCTGGTGACAGAGTCTTCCTGTAGTTGAGCAAATGACTTTGAAAGAACAGGTTTGAATACACTTGTGTACACACACCAAAGTGATTATGAGACCACCAAAACAATGAAGACTTTCTTCGAGGACTGAAAGAATGCTTTCTACAAATTCTCTGGTCAAAATCTCAAATTCCAATTTGAGCATGTATGGTATATGGAGAACTGTAACTGCTCGGGCTTATCTGCTAAAGCTACCAAATTATCTTTCCTCATGCTCtatgcctgtctctctttctctattctgtTCCTGTAGCCAACTCAAAAGTGTCATCTCTCTCCTCCCCTGCTATTgcatcattattaccatcttGCTACTAGCAACCTTCTACCTTCCTCAATTCAtgcttctctcactccctccatctACCCTTCAACCCCTCCGAATTTTTACAGATGTTGCCTTCCCCTCTCTGTCGCATTTCCCCTATTTCTCCCTCAGACACTCTTgcacccccccaccccacccacacacatacattcttagcTTCTCTACTGCACTCACCACATGACACTTGGACACCTCATCATGACTGTCTCTTTGAAGACACTATTGATTCATGCTCACATGCTCTCCCCTTAATCTGAGTAACCATGTTGCTAATCTACAACAGGAAcatgcaagctgcatggtgacctcaagAGTGCAGGTGGCATGAAAAAGTACCCTGTGCACACTGTAAAGTATTTGcaattaggaagggtatccagtcatagaaatcatgccaaagcagacactagagCACAATGCAATTCCTGGTCCCATTAGATCTTTATCAAGCCCTTCGACCCATACCACCATTGAttacagactttaaatgatgatgatgatgatgatatgtgtggacacatatgtatgtagtttagAGAGGACACAACAATTTGTAAATTGAATAGACCACTTGCTCAGAGCCCGAAAATTGTTTGGAGACACAGGGCGTGTTATAAAACCTTCTCTCCAATGTAAgaaactattggtttcaaattttggcacaaagccagcaggttagggggaggggttaagtcaattaagTCGAACCAGTGTTCaatcgtatttattttatcaaccccgaaaagataaaaagtaaagttgacctcagcggcatttgaacttggaatgcaaaggcggtatttaggcagtgttacaCATCCCAgcaccccaataattacaggtataaaactgaatttgtaatctggatagagtaactgtagactTCTCAATAATTCAGcctaggtattttcttttttgctgatctttagctttacaataacatctgctgggcagctgaattttacaactgtacagtttctcttctctatcccaaatcactgTTATGTCTattatctttacattttttttgtgattttcactgggacattcaccagtactcctttttattatgagtggctatggcttctactatactgtgggttcttatttctctgGCCTCGGGGTCAATCTTCTGatggatctcattatacagtgtcttaactacaacatcatgtcccatcaacaacagggtatttttgtttatttgcatgtatgtaattgttcagtttttatgtatgtatgtatgtatgtatgtatgcatgtatgtatgcatgcatgcatgtgtgtatctatacacgcacatacatacatatgtacgtgttaGGATAATTTTTCCCATTGTTAGCTAAAGTGGCCTTTCGGCTGAGAAGGGAGTATAGTTTTTAAATTGATTGTTAAAATTTAAGGGTGAAATTACGGAACGTATCCCAAAATTACAGTCTATACTATACAATTCCGTAAGTGCGAAATCTGTTAACGTAGTGGatctgtgtgcatgagtgtatgtgtgtgtgtgtgtattacagagagagagagaggtaatctTGCTACTAATTTccatttacttaatatttttctaatctaggcacaaggcccgaaattttggggaagggagccagtcggttagattgatcccagtacgcaactggtacttaatttatcgaccctgaaaggcagagtcgacctcggaagaatttgaactcagactgtaaagacgctaagcatttcgcccggcgtgctaacgtttctgcgagctcgccgccttccatTCCCTAAATATTGAAGAAGGAAAATGATCCGAAATTACGTGGGTAAAACTTACTTGCGCCCATTTATTAagattatagttttttttaaatgaaaattttattcttattttatcttttaatatttgatttaaatatttcagaaactgaAAAGCCTTAATGATACACGGTATTTTCATCGGTGGCGAAAAGCTGGCTAACATGGGTNNNNNNNNNNNNNNNNNNNNNNNNNNNNNNNNNNNNNNNNNNNNNNNNNNNNNNNNNNNNNNNNNNNNNNNNNNNNNNNNNNNNNNNNNNNNNNNNNNNNNNNNNNNNNNNNNNNNNNNNNNNNNNNNNNNNNNNNNNNNNNNNNNNNNNNNNNNNNNNNNNNNNNNNNNNNNNNNNNNNNNNNNNNNNNNNNNNNNNNNNNNNNNNNNNNNNNNNNNNNNNNNNNNNNNNNNNNNNNNNNNNNNNNNNNNNNNNNNNNNNNNNNNNNNNNNNNNNNNNNNNNNNNNNNNNNNNNNNNNNNNNNNNNNNNNNNNNNNNNNNNNNNNNNNNN
This genomic window contains:
- the LOC128250161 gene encoding uncharacterized protein LOC128250161, which translates into the protein MGGITLLMAGDFRQMLPAIPRETRADELRACIKSSYIWQHVKQPTLTTSMGVHIHGDPLATQFSNKLLDIGNVKLPQDPEDSLHHLPCGNMTASLEELNSKVFPNIATNYKNHKWLCERTILAPRNDAVHKLNLNLLSQLPGPECSYRSINSVPDQE